The genomic interval TCACGACGCTCCCGGCGCCGACGGTCACGCCCTTGCCGATGGTGATTCCGGGCAGTACGATGACGTTGCCGCCGAGCCAGCAGTCCTCACCGATGGTGATTGGCTTACCCGACTCTGGCCCGCGGGTGCCGTTGCGGAGACGGGGTTCCAGCGGATGTGTGCCGCTGTAGACTTTTTGAGAGGTCAGCTTAGGTAATTCGCGGGTCGCGGGTTGCGCCTGATGGGGTATAAGTAGAAGAGAGGAGAGAGGAGGGGACTTACACGAGCAGTTTGGACCGATGAGGGTGCGGTCGCCCACGGTTATGAGACAGGTGTCTATCCATGTGCTGTTGGAGTTGACGTAGACATTCTCACCGAGCCTATTGGGCGGTGAGTACGAGGCACGCTTCACTTGGCTGTGGAGATCCGGGGGTGGGTGTCACATACTTGACATTGTAGCCGTAGTCCATCTTTATCGGGGTATCGATCCACGGGTAGTCTTCAAGCAGGGCATCGTCCTCATGATGGCGGAGACGTGGCGGAGGGAGAGGGATCGTGTCCCGGTTGATGCTGGGTGGGTTCTCAAGTCAGATCCGTTCCTTCGTTATgctaggtacggagtacacatGAGGTAATGCAAAGTTGCGGGGGACAAGGGAAGCTCTCAAAAGGTGTGGAAAGTTGCCGATACCCAAATGATGCGGGGACACGGCGATAGGCGCAAATAGAACCGGGGGGTGGAGATAGTGAAACAGAGAAATAGAGAAAAGAGAGAAGGGACTCACTCTTTCCACATGCCAACGAGGGTACGGCGGCTGACATCGCCAGCGTTGTTTAGCTTGTCGCAGGCGGCTTTGCAGCGTTTCCTGTCGGCGATGAGATCCGGGGTGAAGGCCCAGTAGAGCTCGCCGTTTCTCATGCGCCTCCTGTTTTCTTCCTTGTCGACGGTGCGGATGTCCATGGCTACGTCTTGGAGGATGAGCATGTGGGATGTGTCTTTTGTGCGCGGTCGCGCGTAAGGTACGTATGTGTAGGGGACGTAGGTATGAGTTGAAGTGTGTTTATGTTTGCCAAGCTTGTGTAAGGCGAGGTAAGgcgaggtgaggtgaggtgaggtaagTTCAGGATGGGGGTCAGGGGAATCTGGGGTGGAAACAACCGACTTGTCGGTGAGTTGACAAGAAAAAGGATATCCACAGAGATGGACAAGGGGGGGATGATGAGGAGGAATGCAATTGATGGATGGAAGAAGCGAGAACAAGGTGTTTCTATTGAAGACGGGGTCGTTTGGGAAAACCTAGAGCACACCCCACGACTTTTTGTAcgatgaggaggaagaggaaaagggtctCTATGGAAGAGTATGCTGTATTGGATCTCGGATGCCAATTGCCGGCCGTTGTCGAGCTATGGCAGTAGTCTGGTAGTTTAATTCACGAGCTGGCAACCCTGAAGAAAAGAGGCATTAAAGGATCAAGTGACCAATTGAAGCAATGGAGCTAGGAAGGAGAAGGGAAAGGGAAGAGAGCCCAGAGGCTACGCAGCAGAGCTAAAGGTGGATGATCTGGTCGGTGAACCCGAAGCAAGGTACGTGTAAACGGGGACGGGGGGGAGACGAAGAAAGAAGGGGACCAGACCTGGACCATGTTGGTTGCTGGTGCTGCTCCTCCCCTCCCAAAATGGGAAAAAGAAGCAGCTGCCAGCAACAGCAGTATTTTGCACGACACCTAAGAGCAGTCAGTCAGTGTACGAAGTATCCGCAGGTGTGTTCAAAGCGCATCGACGGCCGCGGGGGCTCCACGCACTTGCGTCACCCGCCCCCCTTAACTCGGCCCGCGCTCGCGCTTGGCCTTACCCGCGTCAACTCTGTGTGTGTGCACCAGACAGACACGACGCACTCACTCCAGGTCGTCATCTCTGTCCGTCTGTCTCTATCTGTCAGCCACAGCAAAACATTGTCTGCCAGATTCCGTTTCTCCCGTCCCTCCCTCGTATTCTTCCTCGTTGAATACCCAGGGCAGGGAACTGTCGAAGAACCCATTGAGCAGAACAGCCTTACCTGACATCACGACGGGAATAACCTCAGCATCCCCTAGCTGGGCTGAGGTGGAGAGACTAACGCTGGAAAGAAAAGGTGGGGGACGACATCTGATTCCGCATCTTGGATTCCACAGTCTGCGCAGCACAGAAAGAAGGATCCAACGTCTGTGCAGTCTCACGTCCACATCTCCACGATTCTTACTACCTAGTATACGGAGTAGTACATACTCGAATACCTCCGAGAATTGCAGCAAACGACCGGGAGAACGCACCCCATCACCCACACTGGACGTCGGAGTCTCGCAATTCACGAATCCGAGAGACTCCGTTTCCACGCATGTTGGCTGACGAACGCCGACTTCatactttacttttactacctagTTCACTCCATCGCAAACCCATCACGAGCCCACCGCCACAGAACCGCCATGTTCTGAACTCGAACAGAGTTACCAGCACTGCCAAGTTTTTCGTTTTCCTTCTTTGCCCTTCTTCCCGCTTTTCCCTTTCGTCGCAACTATACGTAGACGTCTGTGTCAGTGTTGCAAAAAAACGGGAAAACTTGGGCTCGCATTGGTTCTTCTCGCATGTAAAATGACGGCCACAAAAGAAGCTAGAGCCAACTTGCCCCGCCACAAACTGCGCGCTCTTCCAGTCTCGACGTCGTTCCGCGGCTCGTTGAGGCTCTGTTTTTTTCTCGCAACGTAAACTCTGCCACGCTCGCATCTGCCCCTTTGCCGTATCCCGCATCCCGCGGCCACCACCACGACTCTGCATGTGGGCTCCCGAGTGGCTTAACCCGACCTGCTTGGATTCACAGAAACATCGGATCGACGCATCTTTTCACACAAGTCAGCCAGCCACAACCATGTCGACTTTCCGTCGGGTGTAAGTACCCATCTAGCCTAGTACCTATCTCTACCTTTCCCTACCTTGCCTTGCTATCTGTCACCTTGCCTTTCCTGTGCCTTCCCTTTCTCGTCTTGCTTCAACCAGAGCCGCAAACTCAGCCACACCACCCTCGGTCCCGGCATCAATCACAAGAACACCGCCCCGATCTCCCGTACCCCGTTTCCTCTCCGCACATGTCCGGTCCCGTACCGTCCTGTCCTGTCCTGTTCTGTCCTATCCCTGGTGTGAGGTGAAGTGAGGCGAGCAACTGCGGCTGCGACCTTGACGTCCTCGGACACCTCCAAAGGACGTCCAGTTCTGCGAACCTCTTTCTGCCCCTCAACACCAAGACCCCCCACCATCGCCATGTCCTCACGCACGCCCACGAACCCCCTCTACTCCCAACCACCAAACCTCCCGAACCGCAACCACAACCGCCACAAAGACCCCCAAGCTGACATCCCCCCCAGCGACGCCCGCCCCCAGGACCCCCCAACCCCAGGAAAAGAATACTACCCAAACCAACCGAAATCCCTCGCCGGCATCGCCCTCCGCGCCTTCCTCCTCGGCACGACCTTCACCCTCGGCCTCCTCTCCCtatccctcctcctccggaCCACCTCGTCCCCGCTCTGGCGCCTCCCCTTCTTCCTCTCCGCCCTCTCCCTCTTCCACTTTCTCGAATTCTACACAACGGCAGCCCACAACACCCCGCAAGCGACAGTCCACGCCTACCTCCTGACAGCAAACTGGCCCGCCTACGCAATCGCCCACGCGACAGCCTTCCTGGAGTGCCTCCTCGCGAACCTCGTCTTCCCCGACAGCGCCTGGGCGCCCTTCGGCCTCCGACCCTTCTTCCTGGTTGCGGGTCTGCTTCTGGTCGGGCTG from Colletotrichum lupini chromosome 2, complete sequence carries:
- a CDS encoding isoprenylcysteine carboxyl methyltransferase; the encoded protein is MSSRTPTNPLYSQPPNLPNRNHNRHKDPQADIPPSDARPQDPPTPGKEYYPNQPKSLAGIALRAFLLGTTFTLGLLSLSLLLRTTSSPLWRLPFFLSALSLFHFLEFYTTAAHNTPQATVHAYLLTANWPAYAIAHATAFLECLLANLVFPDSAWAPFGLRPFFLVAGLLLVGLGQAVRSAAMVTAGQSFNHTVQHYRAESHTLVTGGVYAYFRHPSYFGFFWWAIGTQLVMGNVVSLVAYAVVLWYFFSKRIRHEEELLVRFFGQDYEDYRKRVGTMIPFCG
- a CDS encoding galactoside O-acetyltransferase → MLILQDVAMDIRTVDKEENRRRMRNGELYWAFTPDLIADRKRCKAACDKLNNAGDVSRRTLVGMWKDINRDTIPLPPPRLRHHEDDALLEDYPWIDTPIKMDYGYNVKLGENVYVNSNSTWIDTCLITVGDRTLIGPNCSFYSGTHPLEPRLRNGTRGPESGKPITIGEDCWLGGNVIVLPGITIGKGVTVGAGSVVTKDVPDFVCVAGNPARVIKTVEQSQPTTTKPSDEVSNRIVPSSTM